TTAGATCAGTAGAGTGGATCTTGGCTCATCAAGTTAAAAACAAAGAGGGAAAGTGGGAAGTTGACCCGAATGATAAAGAAGCCGTAAATATTGCTAAGATGGCTGTAAGTGCATATGAAATTTTACGTTCTATATCcttttctttcctaattcctagtTCTATTTCTAAGATTGCTTCTCCTTTCCATCATGTATACCATctaatttttactttcctaattcttATAGTTGGAGTACATAGAAGAAgagggaaaaggaaatatttcatTCACCCAGGGAGAAGATGCCCTCACCAAGGCTATGGGAAAAAAGGATCACCGTGGGCGTGTCAAGGCAACAGGTGGAGTTAATGTCGGTTACAAAGTTGCTTTCGGTCCAATAGACCGAAGTAGTAGATGTGGCCATATTGAACCATCACCGGAGGCTATCGAATCAATCAGAGCTTCGGTGAGAAGGGAGTTTGAAGATCAATTAGAGAGAAAGGTGGCGGAGGCCCTCCAAAACCAACTAGCCACATTGAAAGCAACCGGTCAACTACACACCCTCTCTACCCCCGCACTTGATTCTGCTCTTGTAAGTGATGAGTTTGATGTTAACCGTGCACTCGTAACCTGTTGTCCGAGTTCATCGCAGCAACCACGCGAGCTGAAGGTATATATTCTCTATAGTGCATACACTCAAAACACCCCTAGCTAGGTTTTTAATATTGTACTTTGTAGTGATTTctgaaattttgtaaatttatttgTGAAGGCCATAACTCCATGTCGTCTTGCCCTTGAGGATAAAGTTTTGGGTAACAAAGTGATAGTGGCAGATGGTATGGCGTACCCATTGGATGGTTCGTTGCACCAACACTTTAGATCGATGAAGCCTAGTCATTATAAGGTCCAAGTTGATTGTATTTACGATGGACATGATGATGACACTCTTCCGGTACCTACTGGAGATGGATTCAATAACTTAGGCAGGGCTCTTGCTAGTTTTGTGCAATGGCCAATTCACTTGGTGATTTTCGAAGAAGACGAGgtataactttttaattattaattgtcaTTCATTGCGTTATGCATCTGTTTAGAATTAGATTCAGAGCCTTGAACTCCTTTGGTTTCTACCTCTGTTTAGGAGTACTCTACTCCACGCCCAACAAAGAAGTCCAGGAGTcagatttttgaagaggtggttGGTAGCTCCAAAGAGaagaaaaacgaattaattgtcAAAGAGAAGACAACAGAATTAGTTGTCAAAGATAAGACAACAGAATTAATTGTCAAAGAGAAGGCAACACTTGATTTAGGGTCCAAAGAGAAGACAACACTGAAGTTAACGGCCAAGGTAAACCATATGCTTCCCACTCCCCTGTGCTTCAACACTGAAATCAAAACTGAACTTTTCATGCTAGCTTAACATTATTGTTACAGGGAAATTCATGCTCAAATAAGTTGGAGTCGAAATCGAAGTCGAAGAACTCTAAGACGGCCAAAGAGATGGTaggtagttgtgatcgtaaaACTGAAGAATCAGCCGCCAAAAGTAAGAAGCAAAATTTGGCAGACGAcacaattcaaggtcttggcccATCATGCAATTATTTGAAGTTTATCATCAATACGGCGCCCGGTGATGTATATaaaaatacttcaatcccattgCCCGCTTCGGTTTGGCATTATGACGAAGATCGACAAACTTATGTAAATGAGGTTGACGTTGAAGAGTTCCTTAGAGGGGCGTGCCTCAACATTTCAGTGATCCAAGTCTATATGATGTAAACTTTTCCAtcgatatttttgtttttggttttgtcaactataatagtttttgaaatttttgcattATACATTTACTTTGTAGGTGTTTATTCCACGAACACACCTTTGCATTTGACAACTCTCAGATTGGGTTTGTTTGTCCCGAGGCAATGTCAAGCTCTAGAATCAAGGCCAACCCTCAGGCTGCATCAATGTATTTGAAAGTAGTTTTCAatgctgaaattgaaaaggagaagaagGGTGATCCTAACATTACCAAGTGGTTTTTGATCCCATACCATCAAGAGTAAGTGTTAGAGATTGATCGATATTTGGTAAATAGCTATGTTATTGTTATTTTCATGCATAAGGTTGCAATAACATTTATATATAATGCAGAaatcattggattttgtacgtGTTAGACCTACGTAGAGGTTGTGCGTATATTTTCGACTCTGCGATAGGTTCCAACCGAGAAAATAGTGCATGGGGAATCTTGTGTTTGTAAGTTACTTTCAattctttttaagttatttcttttcgtgccgaatcagattcatgaagttttactcaacttccagggcataccaagtgtacaagtttAATGATGGGATTTGTCCGAATAGAGCGACTATGCAGGGGTTGAAAGGCTTCCATGTAAAGGTATATCATGCTTACTAATtagctttacttttttttttgggtaactacttggatatataatttatgatttatctccaaatcagtgtgctcaacaagtcggcgcccgcgagtgtggctattacgttatgaagttcatgcatGAAATAGTCACGTTACACCATAACACTGATGAGCGGTTAGACAATGTTCGTTCTTTTACCATATGTTAGTTGAACTACTAATACTAGTACTTTTACgtagtagaattcttaatttacaagtagcattacttatcatgttacttatttcaggcttacactccaagaaatgcgccttataccgatgaggaaatagatgtggttcgtgagcaatgggctaagttttttacaaccgagtatttatttacttaggttgtttagacacaaagatggaagcgtttatatcttcatggatttggtaaagttctttaatttttccataattacaagtctgctggatttgctaatttattgctttgaatactaATCTGCTGGTCTTGCTGCTGTTGCATGTGAATTCTGATCTGGTGGTCTTTAGAATTTCACTTCCATCTGTGTGTTTCTCCTCTGTTTGCttctgtttagagctaaaatgacatttccgctcccaactttgaactaaagaacctaaggactcatttgattcttattacatgtctaatatacatagttttaactttctaaaactcattcgaatctatttatgcacatttaaggctcattaggtcgttataggtcatgtttagagctaaaatgacatttccgctcccaactttgaactaaagaacctaaggactcatttgattcttattacatgactaatatacatagttttaactttctaaaactcattcgaatctatttatgcacatttaaggctcattaggtcgttataggtcatgtttagagctaaaatgacatttccgctcccaactttgaactaaaaaacctaaggactcatttgattcttattacatgattaatatgcatagttttaactttctaagactcattcgaatctatttatgcacatttaaggctcattaggtcgttataggtcatgtttagagctaaaatgacatttccgctcccaactttgaactaaaaaacctaaggactcatttgattcttattacatgtctaatatgcatagttaaaactttctaaaactcattcgaatctatttatgcacatttaaggctcattaggtcgttataggtcatgtttagagctaaaatgacatttccgctcccaactttgaactaaagaacctaaggactcatttgattcttattacatgactaatatacatagttttaactttctaaaactcattcgaatctatttatgcacatttaaggctcattaggtcgttataggtcatgtttagagctaaaatgacatttccgctcccaactttgaactaaaaaacctaaggactcatttgattcttattacatgattaatatgcatagttttaactttctaaaactcattcgaatctatttatgcaaatttaaggctcattaggtcgttataggtcatgtttagagctaaaatgacatttccgctcccaactttgaactaaaaaacctaaggactcatttgattcttattacatgtctaatatgcatagttaaaactttctaaaactcattcgaatctatttatgcacatttaaggctcattaggtcgttataggtcatgtttagagctaaaatgacatttccgctcccaactttgaactaaagaacctaaggactcatttgattcttattacatgactaatatacatagttttaactttctaaaactcattcgaatctatttatgcacatttaaggctcattaggtcgttataggtcatgtttagagctaaaatgacatttccgctcccaactttgaactaaagaacctaaggactcatttgattcttattacatgactaatatacatagttttaactttctaaaactcattcgaatctatttatgcacatttaaggctcattaggtcgttataggtcatgtttagagctaaaatgacatttccgctcccaactttgaactaaaaaacctaaggactcatttgattcttattacatgactaatatacatagttttaactttctaaaactcattcgaatctatttatgcacatttaaggctcattaggtcgttataggtcatgt
This Spinacia oleracea cultivar Varoflay chromosome 6, BTI_SOV_V1, whole genome shotgun sequence DNA region includes the following protein-coding sequences:
- the LOC130464314 gene encoding uncharacterized protein isoform X3, translated to MLFYVELFPFCYFSTKSNSICLLLIFKGDEASLQKALHLVYNLNQDCVDVLFYASWCQFSRNFRPSYSTLSSLYPSIPHFAIEESAIRPRTVATMDDHRDNEIQGIDGASHPTGESQGTNTSKKTKFRGPSKGVQAKKPMHLQYNQYGIPDGEWSGEYGKQVGSCAARININVKEYSTLDEHTKKGFWEETKLLFHIIDDPAKRREKYFHMCVAKRFGAFKSRLTRRWITKKEKMPKHQTNDMPWDIYHQITEDDWKTFVIERNKPEMLVRREKASKSALQNKHPHRTGQKGYVRKRPEWINDGRLPPEAALTLSSGSSSVTSSLTTAPDRFKKFRSVEWILAHQVKNKEGKWEVDPNDKEAVNIAKMALEYIEEEGKGNISFTQGEDALTKAMGKKDHRGRVKATGGVNVGYKVAFGPIDRSSRCGHIEPSPEAIESIRASVRREFEDQLERKVAEALQNQLATLKATGQLHTLSTPALDSALVSDEFDVNRALVTCCPSSSQQPRELKAITPCRLALEDKVLGNKVIVADGMAYPLDGSLHQHFRSMKPSHYKVQVDCIYDGHDDDTLPVPTGDGFNNLGRALASFVQWPIHLVIFEEDEEYSTPRPTKKSRSQIFEEVVGSSKEKKNELIVKEKTTELVVKDKTTELIVKEKATLDLGSKEKTTLKLTAKGNSCSNKLESKSKSKNSKTAKEMVGSCDRKTEESAAKSKKQNLADDTIQGLGPSCNYLKFIINTAPGDVYKNTSIPLPASVWHYDEDRQTYVNEVDVEEFLRGACLNISVIQVYMMCLFHEHTFAFDNSQIGFVCPEAMSSSRIKANPQAASMYLKVVFNAEIEKEKKGDPNITKWFLIPYHQENHWILYVLDLRRGCAYIFDSAIGSNRENSAWGILCLAYQVYKFNDGICPNRATMQGLKGFHVKCAQQVGARECGYYVMKFMHEIVTLHHNTDERLDNAYTPRNAPYTDEEIDVVREQWAKFFTTEYLFT
- the LOC130464314 gene encoding uncharacterized protein isoform X2; this translates as MLFYVELFPFCYFSTKSNSICLLLIFKGDEASLQKALHLVYNLNQDCVDVLFYASWCQFSRNFRPSYSTLSSLYPSIPHFAIEESAIRPRCKLGECRILLCEPGSKHRLQKLQLNFPRTVATMDDHRDNEIQGIDGASHPTGESQGTNTSKKTKFRGPSKGVQAKKPMHLQYNQYGIPDGEWSGEYGKQVGSCAARININVKEYSTLDEHTKKGFWEETKLLFHIIDDPAKRREKYFHMCVAKRFGAFKSRLTRRWITKKEKMPKHQTNDMPWDIYHQITEDDWKTFVIERNKPEMLVRREKASKSALQNKHPHRTGQKGYVRKRPEWINDGRLPPEAALTLSSGSSSVTSSLTTAPDRFKKFRSVEWILAHQVKNKEGKWEVDPNDKEAVNIAKMALEYIEEEGKGNISFTQGEDALTKAMGKKDHRGRVKATGGVNVGYKVAFGPIDRSSRCGHIEPSPEAIESIRASVRREFEDQLERKVAEALQNQLATLKATGQLHTLSTPALDSALVSDEFDVNRALVTCCPSSSQQPRELKAITPCRLALEDKVLGNKVIVADGMAYPLDGSLHQHFRSMKPSHYKVQVDCIYDGHDDDTLPVPTGDGFNNLGRALASFVQWPIHLVIFEEDEEYSTPRPTKKSRSQIFEEVVGSSKEKKNELIVKEKTTELVVKDKTTELIVKEKATLDLGSKEKTTLKLTAKGNSCSNKLESKSKSKNSKTAKEMVGSCDRKTEESAAKSKKQNLADDTIQGLGPSCNYLKFIINTAPGDVYKNTSIPLPASVWHYDEDRQTYVNEVDVEEFLRGACLNISVIQVYMMCLFHEHTFAFDNSQIGFVCPEAMSSSRIKANPQAASMYLKVVFNAEIEKEKKGDPNITKWFLIPYHQENHWILYVLDLRRGCAYIFDSAIGSNRENSAWGILCLAYQVYKFNDGICPNRATMQGLKGFHVKCAQQVGARECGYYVMKFMHEIVTLHHNTDERLTLQEMRLIPMRK
- the LOC130464314 gene encoding uncharacterized protein isoform X1 encodes the protein MLFYVELFPFCYFSTKSNSICLLLIFKGDEASLQKALHLVYNLNQDCVDVLFYASWCQFSRNFRPSYSTLSSLYPSIPHFAIEESAIRPRCKLGECRILLCEPGSKHRLQKLQLNFPRTVATMDDHRDNEIQGIDGASHPTGESQGTNTSKKTKFRGPSKGVQAKKPMHLQYNQYGIPDGEWSGEYGKQVGSCAARININVKEYSTLDEHTKKGFWEETKLLFHIIDDPAKRREKYFHMCVAKRFGAFKSRLTRRWITKKEKMPKHQTNDMPWDIYHQITEDDWKTFVIERNKPEMLVRREKASKSALQNKHPHRTGQKGYVRKRPEWINDGRLPPEAALTLSSGSSSVTSSLTTAPDRFKKFRSVEWILAHQVKNKEGKWEVDPNDKEAVNIAKMALEYIEEEGKGNISFTQGEDALTKAMGKKDHRGRVKATGGVNVGYKVAFGPIDRSSRCGHIEPSPEAIESIRASVRREFEDQLERKVAEALQNQLATLKATGQLHTLSTPALDSALVSDEFDVNRALVTCCPSSSQQPRELKAITPCRLALEDKVLGNKVIVADGMAYPLDGSLHQHFRSMKPSHYKVQVDCIYDGHDDDTLPVPTGDGFNNLGRALASFVQWPIHLVIFEEDEEYSTPRPTKKSRSQIFEEVVGSSKEKKNELIVKEKTTELVVKDKTTELIVKEKATLDLGSKEKTTLKLTAKGNSCSNKLESKSKSKNSKTAKEMVGSCDRKTEESAAKSKKQNLADDTIQGLGPSCNYLKFIINTAPGDVYKNTSIPLPASVWHYDEDRQTYVNEVDVEEFLRGACLNISVIQVYMMCLFHEHTFAFDNSQIGFVCPEAMSSSRIKANPQAASMYLKVVFNAEIEKEKKGDPNITKWFLIPYHQENHWILYVLDLRRGCAYIFDSAIGSNRENSAWGILCLAYQVYKFNDGICPNRATMQGLKGFHVKCAQQVGARECGYYVMKFMHEIVTLHHNTDERLDNAYTPRNAPYTDEEIDVVREQWAKFFTTEYLFT